In the Enterococcus saigonensis genome, one interval contains:
- a CDS encoding ArsR/SmtB family transcription factor, with amino-acid sequence MNYEEMTIVLKALGDPNRLKIIDLLSGGSLCACDLLQHFDFTQPTLSHHMKVLEKAGVVVVKKEGIWHHYKLTERFVTAFMQSMLQLFSIKEETVAIYPNENCVKES; translated from the coding sequence ATGAATTATGAAGAGATGACGATTGTGTTAAAGGCGTTAGGTGATCCTAACCGATTAAAAATTATTGATTTACTTTCAGGTGGGAGTTTATGTGCTTGTGATTTGTTACAGCACTTTGATTTTACTCAGCCAACATTATCTCATCATATGAAAGTGCTGGAAAAAGCTGGCGTAGTGGTGGTGAAAAAAGAGGGAATTTGGCATCATTACAAATTGACAGAGCGCTTTGTAACAGCGTTTATGCAGAGTATGCTGCAGCTATTTTCAATAAAAGAAGAGACGGTTGCTATTTATCCAAATGAAAATTGCGTCAAGGAAAGCTAA
- a CDS encoding ABC transporter ATP-binding protein: MVDALEIKNLKKVYSTGVEALRGIDLQVAQGDFYALLGPNGAGKSTTIGIITSLVNKTSGQVKVFGYDLDKELDKAKQQIGLVPQEFNFNPFETVQQIVVNQAGYYGVSRKEALKRSEKYLKQSNLWEKRNERARMLSGGMKRRLMIARALMHEPRLLILDEPTAGVDIELRREMWAFLTALNESGTTIILTTHYLEEAEMLCRNIGIIQAGTLIENTSMKSLLAKLQYETFILDLAPSEHAPVIKGYKATLEDEFTLAVEVQREQGMNEIFQQLSAQGIKILSMRNKSNRLEELFLKITEDKNGLEEHHV, from the coding sequence ATGGTAGATGCACTTGAAATAAAAAATTTAAAAAAAGTATACAGTACAGGTGTCGAGGCCTTGCGAGGAATTGATTTGCAAGTAGCACAAGGTGATTTTTATGCCCTCTTAGGGCCAAATGGTGCTGGAAAATCCACGACGATTGGAATTATTACTTCTCTTGTCAATAAAACTTCTGGTCAAGTAAAAGTATTTGGTTATGATCTGGACAAAGAATTAGATAAAGCCAAGCAACAAATTGGGCTAGTTCCACAAGAATTTAATTTTAATCCCTTTGAAACAGTGCAACAAATTGTGGTCAATCAAGCAGGATATTACGGCGTTTCCCGTAAAGAAGCGTTAAAACGCAGTGAAAAATATTTAAAGCAATCGAATTTGTGGGAAAAAAGAAATGAGCGGGCACGAATGCTTTCAGGTGGGATGAAACGGCGCTTAATGATTGCAAGAGCATTGATGCACGAACCACGTTTATTAATTTTAGATGAACCTACTGCTGGGGTGGATATTGAATTAAGAAGAGAGATGTGGGCTTTTTTAACTGCTTTAAATGAAAGTGGCACAACAATTATTTTAACGACACATTATTTGGAAGAAGCAGAAATGCTTTGCCGAAACATTGGCATTATTCAAGCTGGTACGTTGATTGAAAATACCAGTATGAAGTCGCTTTTAGCCAAGTTACAGTATGAAACGTTTATTTTGGATTTGGCACCATCTGAACACGCTCCTGTGATAAAAGGCTATAAAGCTACCTTAGAAGACGAATTCACATTAGCTGTAGAAGTGCAGCGGGAGCAAGGAATGAATGAAATTTTTCAGCAACTAAGCGCACAAGGTATCAAAATTTTGTCGATGCGAAATAAATCCAATCGCTTGGAAGAACTGTTCTTAAAGATTACAGAAGATAAAAATGGATTGGAGGAGCATCATGTTTAG
- a CDS encoding ABC transporter permease, which yields MFSLYFTALKSLAVKETNRYLRIWVQTLVPPVITTSLYFIIFGKMIGGRIGDMGGFSYIEFIVPGLIMMSAITSSYANVSSSFFSQKFQKNIEELLVAPVPAHIIIWGFVIGGIGRSTLVGTLVTIISLFFVPLHVHSWLLVVLTLLMTAILFSLAGLINGVFAQSYDDVSIVPTFVLQPLTYLGGVFYAISMLPPFWQAVSKINPIVYMISCFRYGFLGTTDVSVVFSLLVLVLFIAVLYTVCYYLISRGRGLRS from the coding sequence ATGTTTAGTCTATATTTTACAGCATTAAAAAGTCTTGCCGTGAAAGAAACCAATCGTTATCTGCGTATATGGGTGCAGACTTTGGTTCCACCAGTCATTACAACTTCTTTGTATTTTATTATTTTTGGCAAGATGATTGGTGGACGTATTGGGGATATGGGAGGATTTTCTTATATTGAATTTATTGTTCCAGGCTTGATTATGATGTCTGCCATTACGAGTTCTTATGCGAATGTTTCTTCTTCCTTCTTTTCACAAAAGTTTCAAAAGAATATTGAAGAATTATTGGTGGCACCAGTGCCAGCGCACATTATTATTTGGGGCTTTGTAATCGGCGGAATAGGTCGTAGTACATTAGTAGGAACGTTGGTCACGATAATATCTTTATTTTTTGTCCCCTTACATGTTCACTCTTGGTTGTTAGTGGTTTTGACCTTGCTGATGACAGCCATTTTATTTTCCTTAGCGGGTTTAATTAATGGTGTTTTTGCCCAATCCTATGATGATGTATCCATTGTGCCAACATTCGTCTTACAACCGTTAACCTATTTGGGTGGGGTCTTTTATGCGATTTCGATGTTGCCGCCTTTTTGGCAAGCAGTATCTAAAATCAACCCGATTGTGTACATGATTTCTTGTTTTCGGTATGGATTTTTAGGCACTACGGATGTATCGGTGGTATTTTCACTGCTTGTTCTAGTCCTGTTTATCGCAGTACTTTATACGGTTTGCTATTATTTAATTAGTCGTGGAAGAGGTTTACGCAGCTAA
- a CDS encoding cysteine hydrolase family protein, translating into MEQLSDAFIIIDLQNGVCHAEGKQIDHLEELVVAVNKRIAFYHTAELPIIFVQHQDATLRKNSFDWEILPGIQRGMKSYFVNKTHANSFYQTDLSRILTKNNVKSLEICGAQTEYCIDATIKFAHGMGYDLRMQKNMSTTYDNEFMTATQTITFYEKIWDGRFLTFI; encoded by the coding sequence GTGGAACAATTAAGTGACGCATTCATAATCATTGATTTACAAAATGGCGTTTGCCATGCTGAAGGCAAGCAGATTGATCATTTAGAAGAATTGGTGGTAGCAGTAAATAAGCGCATTGCGTTCTATCACACCGCAGAACTACCCATTATTTTTGTACAACACCAAGATGCTACATTACGCAAAAACTCTTTTGACTGGGAAATTCTGCCAGGAATACAAAGAGGTATGAAAAGTTACTTTGTAAATAAAACCCATGCCAATTCGTTTTATCAAACAGATTTGTCACGTATCTTGACTAAAAATAACGTGAAATCGCTAGAAATTTGTGGGGCGCAAACGGAATATTGTATCGATGCAACCATTAAGTTTGCCCACGGAATGGGGTATGATTTGCGGATGCAAAAAAACATGTCTACTACCTATGACAATGAATTTATGACAGCCACACAGACCATTACGTTTTATGAGAAAATTTGGGATGGACGATTTTTGACGTTTATTTAA
- a CDS encoding peptide ABC transporter substrate-binding protein, producing the protein MKVKKSILVATGILAALTLAGCTSGGATSKSASSATKQAAKQEISVSLPAPLSTLDTTQTTDKVTFTVVQHLFEGLYRFDDKSQPVPALAQKVAISKDGKTYTFTLRDDAKWSNGEKVTANDFLFAWKRLVNPQTMGPNAYLLDNVINSQDIREGKKAIDEIGLKAPDEKTFEVQLKQAQPSFLSVVSIGWLAPQNEKFVTEKKDNYARTSEDLLYTGPFELKDWKQTGDEWTLVKNDAYYDKKDVKLAEVHGSTIKEENTGIQLVDSGELDLQRISGQYVEQLKNDPRLTTEKDVANQFLDFNKKANKALGNVHVRKAIALAINKEQLAKNVLNDGATPLNGLIPTGLYKNPETNEDFRKYSGDYNTYDTKAAKSEWDKAKAVIGDELKLKLLVTDDDNGEKIGEYLQSQLQETLPGLKITINKQPKVNLNQSRTDGNYELSVSGWIAGSSELDSYFNLYKTGSSYNYGGYDSKSYTDLVEKARTVDANNPTAFFKDYKEAEKILLAEDAAQVPLYQSASNYLINQKVKGIVFHAYGDYFNLRTASVK; encoded by the coding sequence ATGAAAGTGAAAAAGAGTATTTTGGTGGCAACAGGAATTTTGGCGGCATTAACATTAGCAGGGTGCACGTCAGGTGGTGCGACAAGTAAAAGCGCAAGTTCTGCAACCAAACAAGCAGCAAAACAAGAAATTAGTGTCAGTTTGCCGGCACCTTTAAGTACGCTGGATACCACGCAAACCACCGATAAAGTAACTTTTACAGTGGTACAACATTTATTTGAAGGCTTGTATCGTTTTGATGACAAGAGTCAGCCAGTTCCTGCATTGGCTCAAAAAGTTGCTATCAGTAAAGATGGAAAAACGTACACCTTCACCTTAAGAGACGACGCCAAGTGGAGTAATGGTGAAAAAGTAACAGCAAATGATTTTCTTTTTGCTTGGAAACGGTTGGTAAATCCTCAGACAATGGGACCAAATGCCTATTTATTAGATAATGTAATCAATAGTCAAGATATCCGGGAAGGTAAAAAAGCAATTGATGAGATCGGGTTAAAAGCGCCGGATGAAAAAACATTTGAAGTGCAATTAAAACAAGCCCAACCTTCCTTTTTGTCCGTGGTATCAATTGGGTGGCTAGCACCTCAAAATGAAAAATTTGTAACCGAGAAAAAAGATAATTATGCTCGTACTAGTGAAGATCTTTTATATACCGGACCTTTTGAATTAAAAGATTGGAAACAAACCGGTGACGAGTGGACATTGGTGAAAAATGATGCGTATTACGATAAAAAAGATGTCAAATTGGCAGAGGTTCACGGCTCCACTATTAAAGAAGAAAACACGGGTATTCAACTTGTAGATAGTGGTGAACTAGATTTGCAACGGATTAGTGGTCAATACGTAGAACAATTAAAAAACGATCCCCGCTTAACAACAGAAAAAGACGTAGCCAATCAATTTTTAGATTTCAATAAAAAGGCGAATAAAGCGTTAGGAAATGTGCACGTTCGAAAAGCAATTGCACTTGCAATTAATAAAGAGCAACTGGCTAAAAATGTATTAAATGACGGTGCCACACCGCTAAATGGTTTAATTCCAACAGGTTTATATAAAAATCCTGAGACAAATGAAGATTTCCGCAAGTATAGCGGTGATTACAACACGTATGACACCAAGGCAGCCAAAAGTGAATGGGACAAAGCTAAAGCGGTTATTGGCGATGAGCTGAAATTGAAATTATTAGTGACTGATGATGATAATGGTGAAAAAATTGGGGAATATTTACAAAGTCAATTACAAGAAACACTACCTGGTTTGAAAATTACGATTAATAAACAACCAAAAGTGAATTTGAATCAATCGCGAACAGACGGAAACTATGAGTTATCAGTTTCTGGTTGGATTGCAGGGTCAAGTGAATTGGATTCATACTTCAACTTATACAAAACAGGTTCCTCTTATAATTATGGTGGTTACGATAGCAAGTCTTACACGGATTTAGTCGAAAAAGCCCGCACAGTAGATGCCAATAATCCAACTGCGTTCTTTAAAGATTACAAAGAAGCAGAAAAAATATTGCTAGCAGAAGATGCAGCACAAGTTCCATTGTATCAAAGTGCTTCAAATTATTTAATCAATCAAAAAGTAAAAGGCATTGTTTTTCATGCCTATGGGGATTATTTCAATTTACGGACAGCCTCTGTAAAGTAA
- the pepT gene encoding peptidase T — protein MSQLLEDFLRYVKVNTRSDEKATTIPTTPGQVDLALQLKEQLEELGLQEVTYFEKNSFVIGALKGNPKKSAIGFIAHVDTADFNAENVRPQVFHQYKGQEVILNTEKKIVLSPQQFPNLKDYIGETLITTDGTTLLGADDKAGIAEIIDALRHLKQIPLKERGDVWVAFGPDEEIGKGADNFEVTDFPVDFAYTIDSGRVGHFEYETFNAAKIEISIEGTSVHPGTAYGQLVNAIKIGEAIDSHLPQAEVPELTQGYEGFYLLNKFQGDISFAALDYIIRDHDHAKFLARKEELVAIIAKLNETFTYPRITYRLFDQYYNMKEIIDQEPRVVDYALAAMKNLGIKPIITPFRGGTDGSKISYKGIATPNLFTGGENFHGQYEFITLEAMEKARDTIIEIVKVAAAAE, from the coding sequence ATGAGTCAATTATTGGAAGATTTTTTGAGATACGTCAAAGTGAATACCCGTTCAGATGAAAAAGCGACTACAATTCCGACAACGCCCGGTCAAGTTGACTTGGCGTTGCAATTAAAAGAGCAATTGGAAGAATTGGGTTTACAAGAAGTAACCTATTTTGAAAAAAATAGTTTTGTGATTGGTGCTTTAAAAGGTAATCCAAAAAAGAGTGCAATTGGTTTTATTGCTCACGTAGACACGGCAGATTTTAATGCAGAAAATGTTCGTCCACAAGTGTTTCACCAGTACAAGGGGCAAGAGGTAATCTTAAATACAGAAAAAAAGATTGTTTTATCCCCACAACAGTTTCCAAATTTGAAAGATTATATAGGAGAGACACTGATTACAACGGATGGCACGACCCTTTTAGGTGCCGACGATAAGGCAGGAATTGCTGAAATCATCGATGCTTTACGTCATTTGAAACAAATTCCCTTAAAAGAGCGCGGAGATGTTTGGGTAGCTTTTGGTCCGGACGAAGAAATTGGCAAAGGGGCAGATAATTTTGAGGTGACAGATTTTCCGGTAGACTTTGCATATACTATCGACAGTGGGCGGGTTGGACATTTTGAGTATGAAACGTTTAATGCTGCCAAAATTGAAATTTCAATTGAAGGAACCAGTGTTCACCCGGGTACGGCTTATGGACAGTTGGTGAATGCGATTAAGATTGGTGAAGCCATTGACAGTCACTTGCCACAAGCAGAAGTACCGGAATTAACACAAGGCTACGAAGGATTTTATTTATTAAATAAATTCCAGGGAGATATTTCGTTTGCAGCGCTGGATTATATTATTCGAGATCACGACCATGCGAAATTTTTAGCCCGTAAAGAAGAACTCGTAGCCATTATTGCAAAATTGAATGAAACGTTTACGTATCCTCGTATTACTTATCGATTGTTTGATCAATATTACAATATGAAAGAAATAATTGACCAAGAACCGCGAGTCGTGGACTATGCACTTGCTGCCATGAAAAATTTAGGCATAAAACCAATTATTACTCCGTTTCGGGGTGGAACAGACGGCTCGAAGATTTCCTACAAAGGGATTGCTACGCCGAATTTATTCACTGGGGGTGAAAATTTTCACGGACAATATGAGTTTATTACCCTAGAAGCAATGGAAAAAGCGCGCGATACGATTATTGAAATCGTTAAAGTAGCAGCTGCAGCAGAATAA
- a CDS encoding peptide ABC transporter substrate-binding protein, producing MKKTSLFGVIAVCGVVLSACGSNGGTTDGSSAAGGSGKEADKQEFRVSVLQEMPSADLSLATDTISFTALNNVYEGIYRLDKDSKPVPAGAAEEAKVSEDGLKYTIKLREDAKWSDGEPVKASDYVFGWQRTVDSKTASEYAYLYEPVVNAAEITAGKKDKSELGIKAVNDYELEITLTRPTPYMDYLFAFPSFFPQPQKVVEKNGDKFATKSDQSVYNGPFVLAGFDGPGTDTEWEYKKNDTYWDKDTVKLDSVKVSVVKESSTGLNLFNDGQTDDAILSGELAQQNANQEAFQSVKEARTSYIELNQRKKDSPFMNEDLRLAISYAIDRNAIVNSVLGDGSVASTGLIPSDMSKNPKTNEDFTKEAGDLVSFDKKKAKDHWEKAKKALGKDSFTFDIVASDDDGTKKVLEYLQSTLEETLEGIKIKPTPVPFSVRLDRSNNGEFDMVLGGWGADYSDPSSFTDLFVTGNSYNRGQWSNADYDKVVKESNTTNAGDPVKRWENLQEADKIISSTAGVIGVYQKAEGHMINPKVKGIVHHAAGASWDYKWTYVTE from the coding sequence ATGAAAAAGACATCATTATTCGGTGTTATTGCTGTCTGCGGTGTTGTGTTATCAGCATGCGGCAGTAACGGCGGCACAACAGATGGCAGCAGTGCTGCAGGCGGTTCTGGTAAAGAAGCGGACAAACAAGAGTTTAGAGTATCTGTCTTACAAGAAATGCCAAGTGCTGATTTATCACTTGCAACAGACACGATTAGTTTCACTGCGTTAAACAATGTTTACGAAGGAATTTATCGGTTAGACAAAGATAGCAAGCCAGTTCCAGCAGGCGCCGCTGAAGAAGCGAAGGTTAGTGAAGATGGTTTGAAATATACAATTAAATTAAGAGAAGATGCAAAATGGTCTGACGGGGAACCTGTTAAAGCATCTGATTATGTTTTTGGTTGGCAACGGACAGTGGATTCAAAAACCGCTTCAGAGTACGCATATCTTTATGAACCAGTAGTAAATGCAGCTGAAATTACAGCCGGCAAAAAAGATAAATCTGAATTAGGGATTAAAGCAGTTAACGATTATGAATTAGAAATTACGTTAACACGTCCTACACCTTACATGGATTATTTATTTGCTTTCCCTTCATTCTTCCCGCAACCGCAAAAAGTTGTTGAAAAAAATGGCGACAAATTTGCAACAAAATCTGATCAGTCAGTTTATAACGGACCTTTTGTTTTAGCAGGGTTTGATGGTCCGGGAACAGATACAGAGTGGGAATATAAGAAAAATGATACGTATTGGGATAAAGATACAGTGAAATTAGATTCTGTTAAAGTTAGTGTTGTAAAAGAATCTTCAACAGGTTTGAATTTATTCAATGACGGCCAAACAGATGATGCAATTTTAAGTGGTGAATTAGCACAACAAAATGCAAATCAAGAAGCTTTCCAATCTGTAAAAGAAGCGCGAACTTCATACATTGAATTGAATCAACGGAAAAAAGATTCACCATTTATGAATGAAGATTTACGTCTAGCAATTTCGTACGCGATTGACCGAAATGCAATTGTAAATTCAGTATTAGGGGACGGTTCTGTTGCCTCGACTGGTTTAATTCCATCGGATATGTCTAAAAATCCTAAAACCAATGAAGATTTCACTAAAGAAGCTGGTGATTTGGTAAGTTTTGATAAGAAAAAAGCCAAAGATCATTGGGAAAAAGCGAAAAAAGCACTGGGTAAAGACAGTTTTACTTTTGATATCGTGGCTTCTGACGATGACGGCACCAAAAAAGTGCTAGAGTACTTGCAAAGTACATTGGAAGAAACGTTGGAGGGTATCAAAATTAAACCAACACCAGTACCGTTTTCTGTTCGTCTTGACCGTTCAAATAATGGTGAATTCGATATGGTATTAGGTGGATGGGGTGCTGATTATTCTGATCCATCAAGCTTCACAGACTTGTTTGTTACAGGTAATTCTTATAACCGCGGTCAATGGTCAAATGCAGACTATGACAAAGTAGTCAAAGAGTCTAACACAACAAATGCGGGTGATCCGGTTAAACGTTGGGAAAACTTACAAGAAGCAGATAAAATTATCAGCTCAACTGCTGGGGTAATTGGTGTTTACCAAAAGGCAGAAGGCCACATGATTAATCCGAAAGTAAAAGGTATCGTACACCACGCTGCCGGTGCTTCATGGGATTACAAATGGACGTATGTAACAGAATAA
- a CDS encoding DUF3899 domain-containing protein: MKKYRPYFISILIFGIAIIWGLVKNNLSLLTLSDTLFMLGLPFLIVGILLWVFSSGFFDTFQRSMHEALGRKQKKKANYTPLSQVGDGVYGFWLKIAGVIFVLSLIFLMLNNF; encoded by the coding sequence ATGAAAAAATATCGTCCCTATTTTATTTCCATTCTTATCTTCGGTATCGCCATCATTTGGGGGCTTGTTAAAAATAATTTAAGTCTTCTAACGTTATCTGACACCCTCTTCATGCTGGGATTACCTTTTTTGATTGTCGGCATCTTGTTATGGGTTTTTTCCTCTGGCTTCTTCGATACTTTTCAAAGATCCATGCATGAAGCGCTGGGAAGAAAGCAAAAGAAAAAAGCTAACTATACGCCTTTATCACAAGTTGGCGATGGCGTGTATGGCTTCTGGTTGAAAATTGCCGGCGTGATTTTCGTCTTATCGCTGATTTTTTTGATGCTAAATAACTTTTAA
- the opp3b gene encoding oligopeptide ABC transporter permease codes for MNDFLKYFLKRLFFMLVTLWLIATITFFLSKMLPGTPYTNAERLSPDQIALLNKQMGLDKPVIVQYGTYLKNLLQGDFGISFQFKNQPVAALLAGRVGPSLQLGIQAILLGTLIGIILGTISAMKQNTWVDTLATLIAILGRSIPNFVFAVLLQYVFAIKLHILPIAKWEGFAYTILPTIALAMSPLADSARFIRTEMVEVMHSDYVELARAKGLSRWEIAFKHGLRNSLIPLMTLLGPLAVALMTGSLVVENIFAIPGIGEQFVKSITTNDYPTIMAVTVLYSAMLIIVILVVDLLYGIVDPRIRVSGGSKG; via the coding sequence TTGAATGACTTTCTCAAATATTTTCTAAAAAGGCTGTTTTTTATGCTGGTAACGCTGTGGTTGATTGCAACGATCACATTCTTTTTATCAAAAATGTTACCAGGGACGCCGTATACCAACGCGGAACGTTTGAGCCCAGATCAAATTGCGTTGCTAAACAAACAAATGGGTTTGGATAAACCAGTTATTGTGCAATATGGAACCTATCTGAAAAATTTACTTCAAGGTGATTTTGGAATTTCGTTCCAATTTAAGAATCAACCAGTGGCCGCGTTATTGGCTGGTCGCGTGGGGCCTTCTTTACAGTTAGGGATACAGGCAATTTTACTGGGGACTTTAATTGGAATTATTTTAGGGACAATTTCTGCTATGAAACAAAATACATGGGTGGATACGTTAGCTACTTTAATTGCAATTTTAGGTCGCTCTATTCCCAACTTCGTCTTTGCTGTTTTACTACAATATGTTTTTGCAATAAAATTACACATTTTACCAATCGCCAAATGGGAAGGTTTTGCTTATACCATTTTGCCAACTATCGCACTGGCGATGTCGCCTTTGGCTGACTCGGCTCGATTTATTCGAACGGAAATGGTAGAGGTTATGCATAGTGATTATGTAGAATTAGCACGTGCAAAAGGTCTAAGCCGTTGGGAAATTGCCTTTAAGCACGGTTTGCGAAATAGTCTAATCCCATTAATGACCTTATTAGGTCCTTTGGCAGTAGCATTAATGACAGGTTCTTTGGTAGTTGAAAATATTTTTGCTATTCCTGGTATAGGAGAGCAATTTGTAAAATCGATTACCACTAATGACTATCCTACAATTATGGCGGTAACAGTTTTGTATTCGGCAATGTTAATCATCGTCATTTTGGTTGTTGATTTATTATACGGCATTGTTGATCCACGAATCCGCGTGTCAGGAGGGAGTAAAGGCTAA
- a CDS encoding ABC transporter permease has product MENVKPKYDTIAKIPASEFELYHGSTIKEREMIAAPSLTFLQDSWRRLRKNKAAVICMAILVVIILVSIISIFFSPHNPTKQNVAYMNLPPRIPGIDINGLNGKAMVGGQLVDKYAAANVPDNLNYYFGTDGLGRDVLSRLLMGTRVSLLIAFIAAMFDIIFGVTYGLISGLKGGTVDTLMQRILEILSGIPNLVVMILMLVVFEPGIPSIIAAMAITNWIPMARIVRAQTLKLKDQEFVLAAQTLGESNFKIAFKHILPNISSVIIVQMMFSIPTAIFFEAFLSFIGLGLTPPNASLGTMLSDGYKTFQYLPYLLWVPAVTLSVIMIAFNLLADGLRDAFDPKMKE; this is encoded by the coding sequence ATGGAAAATGTAAAACCTAAATACGATACGATTGCCAAAATCCCAGCGTCAGAATTTGAGTTGTACCACGGCAGTACCATTAAAGAACGAGAAATGATCGCTGCGCCGTCTTTGACTTTCTTACAAGACTCTTGGCGGCGCCTGAGAAAAAATAAAGCAGCAGTAATATGTATGGCAATTTTGGTAGTGATTATTCTTGTCTCCATTATTTCGATTTTCTTTTCACCTCATAATCCAACCAAACAAAATGTTGCTTACATGAATTTACCGCCTCGCATTCCTGGGATTGATATCAATGGTTTAAACGGAAAAGCGATGGTGGGCGGACAATTGGTTGATAAATATGCAGCGGCAAATGTCCCGGATAATTTAAATTATTATTTTGGTACTGACGGCTTAGGTCGTGATGTTTTGAGTCGTCTGCTGATGGGGACACGAGTTTCATTATTGATTGCCTTTATTGCAGCGATGTTTGATATTATTTTTGGTGTTACTTACGGTTTAATTTCCGGTTTAAAAGGTGGCACTGTCGACACTTTGATGCAACGAATTTTGGAAATTCTTTCAGGTATTCCCAATTTAGTCGTAATGATTTTAATGTTGGTTGTTTTTGAACCAGGGATCCCGTCGATCATCGCAGCTATGGCAATCACCAACTGGATTCCAATGGCGCGGATTGTGCGGGCGCAAACATTAAAATTAAAAGATCAAGAATTTGTTTTGGCTGCTCAAACGTTAGGCGAAAGTAATTTCAAAATTGCCTTTAAACATATTTTACCCAATATCTCCAGTGTTATTATTGTACAGATGATGTTTAGTATTCCAACGGCGATTTTCTTTGAAGCTTTCTTGAGCTTCATTGGCTTAGGTTTGACACCGCCGAATGCTTCATTAGGTACAATGTTAAGCGATGGTTACAAAACCTTCCAATATCTGCCTTACCTGTTGTGGGTACCAGCAGTTACATTGTCAGTCATCATGATTGCCTTCAACTTATTAGCTGATGGTCTTCGTGATGCCTTTGATCCGAAAATGAAAGAGTGA
- a CDS encoding ABC transporter ATP-binding protein, with the protein MMPEKVLEVKDLEISFDTYAGTVRAIRNVSFDLYKGETLAIVGESGSGKSVTTRSIMGLLASNANIDNGEILFKNSDIVKKTEKEMQKIRGKEIAMIFQDPMTSLDPTMPIGKQVAESLIIHNKVSKKEALASALELLNLVGIPNAEKRLKNYPHQFSGGQRQRIVIAIALICYPEVLIADEPTTALDVTIQAQILELMKDIQKKINTSIIFITHDLGVVANVADRVAVMYGGRIVEVGTAEEIFYNPQHPYTWGLLGSMPTLEGDEERLYAIPGSPPDLLQPPTGDAFYPRNEFALKIDTEQAPPYFEVSQTHKAATWLLAPQAPKVTPPAEIVRRWEIFKEKQNA; encoded by the coding sequence ATGATGCCAGAAAAAGTATTAGAAGTTAAAGACTTGGAAATCTCCTTTGATACTTATGCGGGAACTGTTCGCGCAATTCGCAATGTTAGTTTTGACCTTTATAAAGGAGAGACGCTGGCGATTGTGGGGGAATCTGGTTCTGGTAAATCGGTAACCACTCGCAGTATTATGGGACTTCTAGCAAGTAATGCAAATATCGATAACGGGGAGATTCTTTTTAAAAATTCCGATATTGTCAAAAAAACGGAAAAAGAAATGCAAAAAATTCGGGGTAAGGAAATCGCTATGATTTTTCAAGATCCTATGACTTCCTTAGATCCGACGATGCCTATTGGCAAACAAGTTGCAGAGTCTTTGATTATTCACAATAAAGTCTCTAAAAAAGAAGCATTGGCTTCTGCATTAGAATTATTAAATTTAGTGGGTATTCCGAATGCCGAAAAACGTTTGAAAAACTATCCTCATCAATTTTCTGGTGGGCAACGGCAACGGATAGTGATTGCTATTGCGCTTATTTGTTATCCGGAAGTTCTTATTGCGGATGAACCAACAACAGCTTTAGACGTCACAATCCAAGCTCAAATTTTGGAATTAATGAAAGATATTCAGAAAAAAATTAATACCTCAATTATTTTTATCACCCACGATTTAGGCGTGGTAGCAAACGTAGCCGATCGGGTGGCTGTAATGTATGGTGGACGGATTGTGGAAGTCGGAACGGCAGAAGAAATTTTTTATAATCCACAGCATCCGTATACATGGGGGTTACTGGGTTCAATGCCGACTTTAGAAGGGGATGAAGAGCGCTTATATGCTATCCCTGGTTCACCACCAGATTTACTACAACCACCAACAGGGGACGCTTTTTATCCTCGAAATGAATTTGCTTTGAAAATTGATACGGAGCAAGCACCGCCTTACTTTGAAGTTTCCCAAACGCATAAGGCGGCCACCTGGCTATTGGCACCACAAGCTCCTAAAGTAACACCACCGGCAGAGATTGTCCGTCGTTGGGAAATTTTCAAAGAAAAACAAAATGCCTAA